AGGACGCGTCCTATAACGAGGCGCGACTCGCCGTCGGCCGCAACGCCATCGTCGGCGTTACCTGTCATGATTCGCGCCATCTGGCCATGGAAGCCGCCGAGAAGGGCGCCGACTATGTGGCCTTCGGAGCCTTCTTCACGACCGACACCAAACAACCCAAGACCCGCGTCACGCCGGAAATTCTTGAAATCTGGAGCGAAACGACAACCGTGCCGGCAGTCGCCGTCGGCGGCATTGCCGTCGATAACTGCGCGCCGCTGATAAAAGCCGGCGCCGACTTTCTGGCCGTCTCATCGGGGGTGTGGAACTATAAGGGAGGTCCGGCGGCGGCCGTCGCGGCCTTTAACGCGGCGATCGCCGGCGCCGAGTGAATAGTTGCTTTCAACTATGCGCCCCTATTGATATGTTCCTATGAACCCTGGGGGAGGGGGATTTTGTGACGAGAAAGAAAACCGACTTCGATAATCGCATAATCGACCTTCACAAGTCCGCCGGGCGCATAACCGAAGGGCTGAAGGACGTTCTTGTCGCGCTGGACGGCATCGCCGACGGGAATGCCGACTTCCTCGACAATCAGAACAAATCCGGCAAGGAGAGAATCTATGCCGGCGCTATTTTTGACGCCGTCAACGTCATCCGCAGCCAGATCGAGGAAATATCCAAAATCAGCGGCGAATTTGCCGATCACATCTACCGCCACGGCAACGAGATCGTCGAGCTGAACAAGCAACTTGAGGAGACCAAGAAGGAAGCCATGCTTGATCCGCTGACCGGGGTCGCCAATCGACGCAGGTTCGAGCAGGTTCTGGAATCCTTCATGAAAGAGAGCGAAAAGCTGAAAGGCCAACTGGCGGTGCTGATGAGCGATGTTGACGATTTCAAGATAGTCAACGACAAGCTGGGCCATCAAGCCGGCGATCAGATATTGAAGCTGGTCGCCAGGGCCTTCATCTATAACCTGAAAAACAGCGATTTCGTCGGGCGCTGGGGCGGCGACGAGTTCACCGCCATTCTTCCCGGCACATCCCACAAGAACGCCGCCGTCGTCGGCGAAAGAATC
This is a stretch of genomic DNA from Rhodospirillales bacterium RIFCSPLOWO2_02_FULL_58_16. It encodes these proteins:
- a CDS encoding thiamine-phosphate diphosphorylase, giving the protein MNAHDCRLYLITPPMFEPDSFADIMAAALAGGDVAAVQLRLKDADDDAVRRAANILRPLVQKRGVAFILNDRPDLAAELACDGVHIGQEDASYNEARLAVGRNAIVGVTCHDSRHLAMEAAEKGADYVAFGAFFTTDTKQPKTRVTPEILEIWSETTTVPAVAVGGIAVDNCAPLIKAGADFLAVSSGVWNYKGGPAAAVAAFNAAIAGAE